A single Paraburkholderia sp. D15 DNA region contains:
- a CDS encoding sulfite exporter TauE/SafE family protein: MFHFNFADGVLGASLQALDVYALIGIVVALLLGGMVKGVVSIGVPLVAMPILSHFLPIKDAVLLLSMPIILGNIPQALEGGNMLPTIKRIGAPLLGTVIGNVVGVTVLISLAPHRAQAAAGAFLMIAALLLLASPRLTLSPGWAKPAGFALGFGAALMESIASVPGPLLAMYLIATGATGKAFTKQIAIILVVSIVTLVLALSGGAHASWTDLIISACASVPVIIGMLLVRPLRDRLPPPAFRALVLVFVVAAAAQMIWKSGVL; this comes from the coding sequence ATGTTCCATTTCAATTTCGCCGACGGCGTGCTGGGCGCCAGCCTGCAGGCGCTCGATGTGTACGCGCTGATCGGCATCGTCGTCGCGCTGCTGCTGGGCGGCATGGTCAAGGGCGTGGTCAGCATCGGCGTGCCGCTCGTCGCCATGCCGATTCTCAGCCACTTCCTGCCGATCAAGGACGCGGTGTTGCTGCTGTCGATGCCGATCATCCTCGGCAACATCCCGCAGGCGCTCGAAGGCGGCAACATGCTGCCGACCATCAAGCGCATCGGCGCGCCGCTGCTCGGCACGGTGATCGGCAACGTCGTCGGCGTGACCGTATTGATCTCGCTGGCGCCGCATCGCGCGCAGGCGGCCGCCGGTGCGTTTCTGATGATCGCCGCGCTGCTGTTGCTGGCTTCGCCGCGTCTCACGCTGTCGCCGGGGTGGGCGAAGCCCGCCGGTTTCGCGCTCGGTTTCGGCGCGGCGTTGATGGAAAGCATCGCGTCGGTGCCGGGCCCGTTGCTGGCGATGTATCTGATCGCCACCGGCGCCACCGGCAAGGCGTTCACCAAGCAGATCGCAATCATTCTGGTGGTGTCGATCGTCACGCTGGTGCTCGCGTTGAGCGGCGGCGCGCACGCCAGCTGGACCGATCTGATCATCTCGGCCTGCGCGAGCGTGCCGGTGATCATCGGCATGCTGCTGGTGCGGCCCTTGCGCGACCGCCTGCCGCCGCCGGCCTTCCGCGCGCTGGTGCTGGTGTTCGTGGTGGCCGCCGCCGCGCAGATGATCTGGAAATCGGGCGTTTTATAA
- a CDS encoding AAA family ATPase produces the protein MKPGKNSLEKKRARRIAMAIGAALIVVLLALGVWHVQQRTEAAAPALTGVAKQMRADPSAWTHEEKDASQMLRDVQNGAVAAVGVSPSAILVSRRDGAKYFVTDHNATFSHALLLGEPKADQAGAYQLVWLPDADIRTGAARWAPVFDQVRDVVSLLLPLLLIGGMVWFMRREMRGGAKLLEKAPVLRFDDVIGAGEAKAALADIRGYLSDPKQFTSMGVRAPCGILMVGGPGVGKTRLAQALAGECGASFISITGSYFSAKYYGVGIQKVKHLFELARKNAPTVIFIDEADGLAKRTDTGGGPVEAESNRIINQLLAEMDGFASNEGVIIVAATNHPDNLDEALRRPGRFDRTVQVRLPDREDRAKIFRFYAEKLKAKSADIDYDQLARLTTGLSPATVAMVVNQAGLVARKAGDAEIASKHFMEAIKIARIGDVSGAERALSEDERTRIAVHEAGHGLVAALLGTGVLEEVTILPRGGALGVALITKAQDKHLYRETEIRNEIQVLLGGRNAEILTFSEASSGAASDLQEASRISLDMVSKFGFNRDGDLFSLAALPSQYAGLQMKGAIEHANALLKELNEECYGLLRAYEPVLRAIADELLEQETVPGETVYRLIHEHKGTLKIVHEPEAA, from the coding sequence ATGAAGCCGGGAAAAAACTCGCTTGAGAAAAAACGCGCACGCCGGATCGCCATGGCGATCGGCGCGGCGTTGATCGTGGTGCTGCTCGCGCTGGGCGTGTGGCACGTCCAGCAGCGTACCGAAGCGGCGGCGCCGGCGCTGACGGGCGTCGCCAAGCAGATGCGCGCGGACCCGTCCGCATGGACGCATGAAGAGAAGGACGCGTCGCAAATGTTGCGCGACGTGCAGAACGGCGCGGTGGCGGCGGTCGGCGTGAGCCCCAGCGCGATTCTCGTGTCGCGGCGCGACGGCGCCAAGTATTTCGTCACCGATCACAACGCGACGTTCTCGCACGCGTTGCTGCTCGGCGAGCCCAAGGCCGATCAGGCCGGCGCCTATCAGCTCGTGTGGCTGCCGGATGCGGACATCCGCACGGGCGCGGCGCGCTGGGCGCCGGTGTTCGATCAGGTGCGCGACGTCGTCAGTTTGCTGCTGCCGCTGTTGCTGATCGGCGGCATGGTGTGGTTCATGCGCCGCGAAATGCGGGGTGGCGCGAAGCTGCTGGAGAAGGCACCGGTGCTGCGTTTCGACGACGTGATCGGCGCCGGCGAAGCCAAGGCCGCGCTCGCCGACATCCGCGGCTATCTGTCCGACCCGAAGCAGTTCACCTCGATGGGCGTGCGCGCGCCGTGCGGCATCCTGATGGTGGGTGGCCCCGGCGTCGGCAAGACGCGTCTCGCCCAGGCGCTCGCCGGCGAATGCGGCGCGAGCTTCATCTCGATCACCGGCAGCTATTTCAGCGCGAAGTACTACGGCGTCGGCATCCAGAAGGTCAAGCATCTGTTCGAACTGGCGCGCAAGAATGCGCCGACGGTGATCTTCATCGACGAAGCCGACGGCCTCGCGAAACGCACGGATACCGGCGGCGGTCCCGTGGAAGCGGAAAGCAACCGCATCATCAATCAACTGCTCGCCGAGATGGATGGTTTCGCATCGAACGAAGGCGTGATCATCGTGGCGGCCACCAATCACCCCGACAATCTCGACGAAGCGCTGCGCCGGCCGGGTCGTTTCGATCGGACCGTGCAGGTGCGTCTGCCGGACCGCGAGGACCGCGCGAAGATTTTCCGTTTCTACGCCGAGAAGCTGAAGGCGAAATCCGCCGACATCGACTACGACCAGCTTGCGCGTTTGACGACGGGTTTGTCGCCCGCCACGGTGGCGATGGTGGTGAACCAGGCGGGACTCGTCGCGCGCAAGGCCGGCGACGCCGAGATCGCGTCGAAGCACTTCATGGAAGCGATCAAGATCGCCCGCATCGGCGACGTGAGCGGCGCGGAGCGCGCGCTGAGCGAAGACGAGCGCACGCGTATCGCGGTGCATGAGGCGGGGCATGGCCTCGTCGCGGCATTGCTCGGCACGGGCGTACTGGAAGAGGTGACGATTCTGCCGCGCGGCGGCGCGCTCGGCGTTGCGCTGATCACGAAGGCGCAGGACAAGCATCTGTATCGCGAAACCGAGATCCGCAACGAAATCCAGGTGCTGCTCGGCGGGCGCAATGCGGAGATCCTGACGTTCTCCGAGGCGTCGAGCGGGGCGGCGTCGGATTTGCAGGAGGCGTCGCGGATCAGCCTCGACATGGTGTCGAAGTTCGGCTTCAACCGGGACGGCGATCTGTTCAGTCTCGCCGCGCTGCCGTCGCAGTACGCTGGACTACAGATGAAAGGCGCGATCGAACATGCGAACGCGTTGCTCAAGGAATTGAACGAGGAGTGCTATGGGCTGTTGCGCGCGTACGAACCCGTGTTGCGCGCGATCGCCGATGAACTGCTGGAGCAGGAGACCGTTCCGGGTGAAACGGTCTACCGCTTGATTCACGAACACAAAGGCACGCTCAAGATCGTGCACGAACCGGAAGCGGCCTGA